A region from the Priestia filamentosa genome encodes:
- a CDS encoding bifunctional metallophosphatase/5'-nucleotidase: MLKKCLFSLILFTSFLGWKDTYGTEKDSIVILHTNDMHGHVIEGVNGELGYAKIAYLIKTMRASYPSLILVDTGDVLHGTNFVSLFKGESAVMIMNKLKYDAMTPGNHDFNYGMHLRKLENMMNFPILNANITKKGEPIFKPYMIKSVKNKKIAFIGVTSTETKTATSFSNTKGLAFKDERKTVQHIVNDVSKKADAVVLLSHSGITKDREIGDYVKGIDLIIGGHSHTCLEDLEKRQYAAIAQACEHGKALGKVELTFNGKTLSSIHGELLKKKHWVEKDESINILISRYNKKVEKHFNKKVGYSSSAFKGERKTLRTKGTPLGYYLADILKQRTGADIGFINGGAIRDGWPQGVLTRGDIYNVIPFEDRMVTFQAEGADIKKALENGVSRYPKEHGGFLHASGLSFAFKPEYPKGKRVRNVKVGGIPLQEKESYLISTTSFLANGGDGIFTGTKKIHDKGALQEEIIDYLSSQVRSRNK, from the coding sequence ATGCTAAAAAAATGTCTTTTTTCACTAATTTTATTTACATCTTTTCTAGGATGGAAAGACACTTATGGCACTGAAAAAGACAGCATTGTTATTTTACATACGAATGATATGCACGGACATGTGATAGAAGGAGTAAATGGTGAGCTCGGTTATGCGAAGATAGCTTATCTAATTAAAACAATGCGTGCTTCTTATCCATCTCTTATATTAGTTGATACAGGAGACGTTTTGCATGGGACGAACTTTGTTTCTTTATTTAAAGGTGAATCTGCTGTTATGATCATGAACAAGCTAAAATATGATGCAATGACGCCTGGAAATCATGATTTTAATTATGGCATGCATCTGCGCAAGTTAGAAAACATGATGAACTTCCCTATCTTAAATGCTAACATTACAAAAAAAGGAGAACCTATTTTTAAACCGTATATGATTAAGTCTGTAAAAAACAAAAAGATTGCTTTTATTGGAGTGACATCAACTGAAACAAAGACAGCTACAAGTTTTAGTAATACAAAAGGATTAGCTTTTAAAGATGAGAGAAAAACGGTACAACATATAGTGAATGATGTGAGTAAAAAGGCAGATGCCGTTGTCCTCCTTTCTCATAGTGGTATTACAAAGGATCGAGAGATAGGGGATTATGTAAAAGGTATTGATCTTATTATTGGAGGACATAGTCATACTTGTCTTGAAGACCTTGAAAAAAGACAGTATGCTGCAATTGCGCAAGCATGTGAACATGGAAAAGCGTTAGGAAAAGTTGAGCTAACTTTTAATGGAAAAACCCTTTCGTCTATACATGGGGAACTTTTAAAAAAGAAACATTGGGTTGAAAAAGATGAAAGTATAAATATCCTTATATCAAGGTACAACAAGAAAGTAGAAAAGCATTTTAATAAGAAAGTGGGATACTCTTCTTCAGCTTTTAAAGGAGAACGAAAAACGCTGCGTACAAAAGGAACGCCACTTGGTTATTATTTAGCTGATATTTTAAAGCAGCGTACAGGTGCAGATATCGGTTTCATTAATGGGGGAGCGATTAGAGATGGGTGGCCTCAAGGTGTGCTGACGCGAGGAGATATTTATAACGTTATCCCATTTGAAGATAGAATGGTCACGTTTCAAGCAGAAGGGGCTGATATAAAGAAGGCCCTTGAGAACGGCGTGTCACGCTATCCTAAAGAGCATGGCGGTTTTCTTCATGCGTCAGGATTATCCTTCGCTTTTAAGCCTGAGTATCCAAAAGGAAAACGAGTGAGAAATGTGAAAGTTGGAGGTATTCCCCTTCAAGAAAAAGAAAGCTATCTTATTTCCACAACCTCATTTCTTGCCAACGGAGGAGATGGCATTTTTACAGGAACGAAAAAAATTCACGATAAAGGCGCTCTTCAAGAGGAAATTATTGATTACTTATCAAGTCAAGTAAGAAGTAGAAATAAATAA